A single region of the Leptodactylus fuscus isolate aLepFus1 chromosome 5, aLepFus1.hap2, whole genome shotgun sequence genome encodes:
- the LOC142203935 gene encoding ADP-ribosylation factor-like protein 3, which translates to MGEVQKGLLSLAEELRKVETLEENAVRIVLLGLDNAGKTTILTRLALEEISNITPTQGFNIKSVQSHGLKLSVWDIGGQRTIRAHWKKYLGNTDLLIYVVDSADKKRFEETGQELAELIEEDSLLGVPLLVFANKQDLLTAAPASDIAAGLNLHTYRDRTWQIQACSALSGEGIQDGMNWICKNITGKKK; encoded by the exons ATGGGTGAAGTACAAAAG GGTTTGCTGTCATTGGCAGAAGAATTAAGGAAAGTAGAAACTCTGGAAGAAAATGCGGTTAGAATAGTTTTATTAGGATTGGACAATGCGGGAAAAACAACCATCTTGACCCGACTTGCTTTGGAGGAAATCAGCAATATCACTCCAACACAG GGTTTCAATATCAAAAGTGTACAATCACATGGTCTGAAGTTATCAGTCTGGGACATTGGAGGTCAAAGAACAATTCGTGCCCACTGGAAGAAATACCTTGGAAACACGGATCTACTG ATATATGTGGTTGACAGCGCAGATAAGAAACGATTTGAGGAAACGGGGCAG GAGCTGGCAGAACTGATAGAAGAGGACAGTCTactcggagtccctctcctggtgtttGCCAACAAACAAGACTTACTGACTGCTGCTCCTGCCTCGGATATTGCTGCTGGACTGAACCTGCACACCTACCGAGACCGGACGTGGCAGATCCAAGCCTGTTCCGCACTCTCAGGAGAAGGGATCCAG GATGGAATGAACTGGATATGCAAAAATATCACTGGAAAGAAAAAATGA